In Methanosphaera sp. ISO3-F5, a genomic segment contains:
- a CDS encoding MarR family winged helix-turn-helix transcriptional regulator, protein MKLPEQFKEENIENIRIYHYVEELVVSYKSHMEPLIEETGISLTECPFFIRIGFSENSNQQELAEMFNVSEGYTAKLLRKFEDKELISRREDPNNRRKKIVTLTEKGIQKMEEIMSLVDQWEEKVSRNISDDDYKIVKNALFKMVNEQ, encoded by the coding sequence ATGAAACTTCCAGAACAATTTAAAGAAGAAAATATAGAAAATATCCGCATATACCATTATGTAGAAGAATTAGTTGTTAGTTATAAATCCCACATGGAACCATTAATTGAAGAAACAGGCATCTCACTAACCGAATGTCCCTTTTTTATCCGAATAGGCTTTTCAGAGAATAGTAATCAACAAGAACTAGCTGAAATGTTTAACGTTAGTGAAGGTTACACTGCAAAATTACTCAGAAAATTTGAAGACAAAGAATTAATTTCAAGACGAGAAGATCCTAATAATAGAAGAAAAAAGATAGTGACCCTAACAGAAAAGGGTATACAGAAAATGGAAGAAATTATGTCACTAGTTGACCAATGGGAAGAAAAAGTTAGCAGAAATATTAGTGATGATGATTATAAAATTGTTAAAAATGCATTGTTTAAAATGGTGAATGAACAGTAA
- a CDS encoding bacterioferritin, which yields MIVTDLSSNSMQHRFQAKIFGAQGFTKLEEKYQGHATEEIEFVEQFMDRIMDLGGILVQNEMPAQKLYEDVQEYFKSDLQVSKDGIKVIVDLMESGIFDITTYDLMKEYLKDEEEDMYWTESQLELIEKIGIQNYLNNQL from the coding sequence ATGATAGTAACCGATTTATCATCAAATTCAATGCAACACAGATTCCAAGCAAAAATATTCGGAGCACAAGGATTCACAAAACTTGAAGAAAAATATCAGGGTCATGCAACAGAAGAAATAGAATTTGTAGAACAATTCATGGACAGAATCATGGATTTAGGTGGAATATTAGTACAAAATGAAATGCCTGCACAAAAATTATATGAAGATGTACAAGAATACTTTAAATCCGATTTACAAGTATCCAAAGATGGAATCAAAGTAATTGTTGACTTAATGGAATCCGGAATATTTGACATAACCACATATGACTTAATGAAAGAATACCTAAAAGATGAAGAAGAAGACATGTACTGGACAGAATCACAACTTGAACTCATCGAAAAAATAGGTATACAAAACTACTTAAACAATCAATTATAA
- a CDS encoding HAD family hydrolase: protein MKKLCIFDFDGTLFDTLPDVATCFNQTFQKLGYEALNLEFYKKSLGGNIDEILAKILKENNTPENIEEVKSTYEKIYHNNPKENTKIYAGIHETLNKLQEKGYILAINSNRDPTSIKHFLNKYTPNIKFIDIQGHVSYNPSKPDPYGANTIIKKANVTKEETIYIGDSHTDIQTAKNANIDCILVTWGYGVGNVYQDKYPVKIINKTEEITDFLD, encoded by the coding sequence ATGAAAAAACTATGCATATTCGACTTCGACGGAACATTATTCGACACACTACCTGACGTAGCAACATGCTTCAACCAAACATTCCAAAAACTAGGATACGAAGCACTAAACCTGGAATTCTACAAAAAATCACTGGGCGGAAACATAGATGAAATCCTAGCAAAAATCCTAAAAGAAAACAACACACCAGAAAACATAGAAGAAGTAAAAAGCACATACGAAAAAATATACCATAACAACCCAAAAGAAAACACTAAAATATATGCAGGAATACATGAAACACTAAACAAACTACAAGAAAAAGGATACATCCTAGCTATAAACTCAAACCGGGATCCCACATCAATAAAACATTTCCTAAACAAATATACGCCAAATATAAAATTCATAGACATACAAGGACACGTATCCTACAACCCATCAAAACCAGACCCATACGGAGCAAATACAATAATAAAAAAAGCAAACGTAACAAAAGAAGAAACAATATACATAGGAGATTCACATACAGACATACAAACTGCAAAAAATGCCAACATTGACTGCATACTAGTTACCTGGGGATATGGAGTAGGAAATGTTTACCAAGACAAGTACCCAGTTAAAATAATAAATAAGACAGAAGAAATAACAGATTTTCTAGATTAA
- a CDS encoding cation-translocating P-type ATPase: MQITKIIKTLEGLKMTIIGGIFLLMSLILVLTGTSVPIYLDPAWMTIIICGIPLVYLALTRLIYEHWVSSALLIVMAMVASIFIGEIFAAGEVCFIMALGALLEDYIVERSKQGLKDLINLKPQQGRLIINNNGETQEKIVKAEEIKINDYLRVLPGEVIPVDGTIITGDTSVDQSIMTGESLPLDRTVGDELFAGTLNLYGAIDIKATKVGKDSSLEKLIRMVEEADEKQAPTQRIADKWATWLVPIALLIAIGAYVVTWNIERAVTILVVFCPCALILATPTAIMAAIGQATKQGVLIKSGQALETMGNVDTITFDKTGTLTYGNLEVSDIISFDNKISEQELLKQVTISEVKSEHPIGKAIVNHAKKEGYTYNDPDEFTMIPGKGVKAVYKNNTIYSGTIKFMNENNMQITKEETEKLDKLRNEGKVSIIVALNEKIIGIIGLSDVLRENAKPVVNSLENDLNTSVELLTGDNHKAANYFANKIGIKNIHSELLPENKVELVEELRNSGKTVCMVGDGVNDAPALKTANVSVAMGGMGSDIAIEAADIALLGDDIEKLPYLKKLSNSTLFIIHLSITISMMINAVAIICSVLGWLNPITGALVHNIGSCAVVLLAASLYNRDFSDYIKKSKADTKIEYEKPKQSHTVASVATVFDE; encoded by the coding sequence ATGCAAATAACAAAAATTATAAAAACCCTTGAAGGGCTAAAAATGACAATAATAGGAGGAATATTCTTACTAATGAGCCTAATACTAGTACTAACAGGAACATCAGTACCAATATACCTCGATCCGGCGTGGATGACCATAATAATATGTGGAATACCACTAGTATACCTAGCACTAACCAGACTCATATACGAACACTGGGTATCATCAGCACTACTAATAGTAATGGCAATGGTAGCATCAATATTCATAGGCGAAATATTCGCAGCAGGAGAAGTATGTTTCATCATGGCACTAGGAGCACTCCTAGAAGACTACATAGTAGAAAGATCAAAACAAGGACTAAAAGACCTAATTAACCTAAAACCACAACAAGGAAGATTAATAATAAACAACAACGGAGAAACACAAGAAAAAATAGTAAAAGCAGAAGAAATAAAAATAAACGACTACCTACGAGTACTACCAGGAGAAGTAATACCAGTAGATGGAACAATAATTACTGGAGACACATCCGTAGACCAATCAATCATGACTGGAGAATCATTACCATTAGACAGAACAGTAGGCGATGAACTATTCGCAGGAACCCTAAATCTATACGGAGCAATAGACATAAAAGCAACCAAAGTAGGAAAAGATTCATCACTAGAAAAACTCATAAGGATGGTAGAAGAAGCAGATGAAAAACAAGCACCAACTCAGAGAATAGCAGACAAATGGGCAACCTGGCTCGTACCAATAGCATTACTAATAGCAATAGGAGCATACGTAGTAACATGGAACATAGAAAGAGCAGTAACCATACTAGTAGTATTCTGTCCATGTGCATTAATACTAGCAACACCAACAGCAATAATGGCAGCAATAGGACAAGCAACCAAACAAGGAGTACTAATCAAATCAGGACAAGCACTAGAAACAATGGGAAATGTAGATACAATAACCTTCGATAAAACAGGAACCCTAACCTACGGAAACCTAGAAGTATCAGACATAATATCATTCGACAACAAAATATCCGAACAAGAACTACTAAAACAAGTAACAATATCCGAAGTCAAATCAGAACACCCAATAGGAAAAGCAATAGTAAACCATGCAAAAAAAGAAGGATACACATATAATGACCCAGACGAATTCACAATGATACCAGGAAAAGGAGTAAAAGCAGTATACAAAAACAACACAATATACTCCGGAACAATAAAATTCATGAACGAAAACAATATGCAAATAACCAAAGAAGAAACAGAAAAACTAGACAAACTAAGAAACGAAGGAAAAGTATCAATCATAGTAGCATTAAACGAAAAAATAATAGGAATCATAGGACTATCAGATGTACTAAGAGAAAACGCAAAACCAGTAGTAAACTCACTAGAAAATGACCTAAATACTAGTGTAGAACTCCTCACAGGAGACAATCATAAAGCTGCAAACTACTTTGCAAACAAAATAGGAATAAAAAACATACACTCAGAACTACTACCAGAAAACAAAGTTGAACTAGTAGAAGAATTAAGAAACTCTGGAAAAACGGTGTGCATGGTAGGAGATGGGGTAAACGATGCACCAGCACTAAAAACTGCAAATGTAAGTGTAGCAATGGGTGGAATGGGCAGTGACATAGCAATAGAAGCAGCAGACATAGCACTTCTCGGAGATGACATAGAAAAATTACCATACCTTAAAAAACTATCCAACTCAACACTATTCATAATACATTTAAGTATAACCATATCCATGATGATAAATGCAGTAGCAATAATATGCTCAGTACTTGGATGGCTAAACCCGATTACAGGAGCACTAGTACATAACATAGGATCATGTGCAGTAGTACTGCTAGCAGCATCACTATATAACAGGGACTTCTCCGATTATATTAAAAAATCAAAAGCAGATACAAAAATAGAATATGAAAAACCAAAACAATCACATACTGTAGCATCAGTAGCTACCGTATTTGATGAATAA
- a CDS encoding NADP-dependent oxidoreductase: MYCRLPLDNIGAFAEFVSVDKNAVAMIPDYLDFDEAACVPLTALTAFQAFDLLNVRKSESVFISGGTGSFGAMAIPIAKSLGLNVITSGSKRNEDHVTKLGVDRFIDYKSEDYSEILDNVDYVIDTLGESELEKEFKILKRGGSLVSLKGMPNGEFASRMNMPLYKRLLFEFAGLKYDRLAGKNNQKYYFLFVESDGDQLERVSSIFDENRVDVSVDEVFDLDHVNDALGKVFNGGSKGKTLVRIC, encoded by the coding sequence GTGTATTGTAGGCTTCCACTGGATAATATTGGTGCATTTGCTGAATTTGTTAGTGTGGATAAAAATGCTGTTGCAATGATTCCTGATTATTTGGATTTTGATGAGGCTGCTTGTGTTCCTTTAACTGCTCTTACAGCTTTTCAGGCATTTGATTTGTTGAATGTTAGAAAGAGTGAGAGTGTGTTTATTTCTGGTGGTACGGGTAGTTTTGGGGCGATGGCTATACCTATTGCAAAGAGTTTGGGTTTGAATGTTATTACTAGTGGTAGTAAGAGAAACGAGGATCATGTTACTAAGTTAGGTGTTGATAGGTTTATTGACTATAAGAGTGAGGATTATTCTGAGATTTTAGATAATGTTGATTATGTTATTGATACTCTTGGTGAGAGTGAGTTAGAGAAAGAGTTTAAGATTCTTAAAAGGGGTGGTTCTCTGGTTTCTTTGAAGGGTATGCCTAATGGTGAGTTTGCTTCTAGGATGAATATGCCTTTGTATAAGAGGTTGTTGTTTGAGTTTGCTGGGTTAAAGTATGATCGTTTGGCTGGTAAGAATAATCAGAAGTATTATTTCTTGTTTGTTGAGTCTGATGGTGATCAGTTAGAAAGAGTTTCCAGTATTTTTGATGAGAATCGTGTTGATGTTTCTGTTGATGAGGTTTTTGATTTGGATCATGTTAATGATGCTCTTGGTAAGGTTTTTAATGGTGGTTCTAAGGGTAAGACTCTTGTTAGGATTTGTTAA
- a CDS encoding FeoA family protein, which produces MPKTVDDLKIGETGIIKSHKIKGTLGKHLREMGLISGIPVKLERRAPLNYPVEIRIQGFSLALRKNEAEAIILE; this is translated from the coding sequence ATGCCAAAAACAGTAGATGACCTAAAAATAGGAGAAACAGGAATAATAAAATCACATAAAATAAAAGGAACCCTAGGAAAACACCTAAGAGAAATGGGACTAATAAGTGGAATACCAGTAAAACTCGAAAGAAGAGCACCACTCAACTACCCAGTAGAAATAAGAATACAAGGATTCTCATTAGCACTAAGAAAAAACGAAGCCGAAGCAATCATACTAGAATAA
- a CDS encoding alcohol dehydrogenase catalytic domain-containing protein — MKAAVLDKYDKNGCELRIDKVATPLVGNDDVLIKVKYAGVNPLDNMIIRGEVKLITPYNLPLVLGNECSGIVEEV; from the coding sequence TTGAAAGCCGCTGTATTAGATAAGTATGATAAGAATGGATGTGAACTTAGAATAGATAAAGTAGCAACACCCCTTGTTGGTAATGATGATGTTTTGATTAAAGTAAAATATGCAGGAGTAAACCCTCTTGATAATATGATAATAAGAGGTGAAGTTAAACTTATAACACCATATAATCTGCCATTAGTATTAGGTAATGAATGTTCGGGTATTGTTGAAGAAGTGTGA
- a CDS encoding MarR family winged helix-turn-helix transcriptional regulator: MVKFNLEEELKYFTPFTMYMEYILLNYNNFLKNHLKNKNITTKEFLYLFNIFYNKNVSQKYLADLMYVSEANVAKMLKKLESKGLVERRRDKNNKSKNVLSLTKDGELTVFSLLKFSIEWETKVSDMIDEEKLVDFKDRLYEISEKSVEIK, encoded by the coding sequence ATGGTTAAATTTAACTTGGAAGAAGAACTAAAATATTTCACACCATTTACTATGTACATGGAATATATTTTATTAAATTATAACAATTTTCTAAAAAATCATTTAAAAAATAAAAATATCACAACTAAGGAATTTTTATATTTATTCAACATTTTCTATAATAAAAACGTATCCCAGAAATATTTGGCAGATTTAATGTATGTTTCTGAGGCAAATGTTGCTAAGATGCTTAAGAAATTAGAATCAAAAGGTTTGGTTGAAAGACGAAGAGATAAGAATAACAAAAGTAAAAATGTATTGTCACTAACAAAAGATGGTGAATTAACAGTTTTTAGCTTATTAAAATTTAGTATTGAGTGGGAAACAAAAGTTTCGGATATGATTGATGAAGAGAAATTAGTAGATTTTAAGGACAGATTATATGAGATTTCTGAAAAATCTGTAGAAATAAAATAA
- a CDS encoding CorA family divalent cation transporter: MYYLIGERLKECTQEELSNTNKQYVALLTSKEWTDEKHLFKMGIDFEPKTTDIRVTKAEENYDSITGTFFIPKRKDLQSEEDKFAFALDEKGIVFIDDTRASRKIIKKIQRTKKWRLPSLERFIYDFLNEIIKDDFRILERYEDELDNMESKIINDNDSLTSKRVNEIRIDNRDLKNHYEQLLDLGEVFEENENQFFKEYNLRYFRLFINRVERLRDTSNSIRDYTKQIRDIYKTHLDIKQNHIMTILTMVTTIFTPLMFIVGWYGMNFKYMPELDYTWSYPTLFIISVMISILILYFFRRKNWL, translated from the coding sequence ATGTATTATTTAATAGGTGAAAGATTAAAAGAATGCACCCAAGAAGAATTATCAAATACGAATAAACAATATGTTGCACTTCTTACATCGAAGGAATGGACTGATGAAAAACATCTATTTAAGATGGGTATAGATTTTGAACCAAAAACTACAGATATACGCGTAACAAAAGCAGAAGAAAACTATGATTCTATAACCGGCACCTTTTTCATACCAAAAAGAAAAGATTTACAATCTGAAGAAGATAAGTTTGCCTTTGCTTTAGATGAAAAGGGAATTGTATTCATTGATGATACAAGAGCATCAAGGAAGATTATTAAAAAGATACAGAGAACAAAAAAATGGAGACTTCCCAGTCTTGAACGGTTCATATATGATTTTCTTAATGAAATTATTAAGGACGATTTTCGCATACTTGAAAGATATGAGGATGAACTTGACAATATGGAAAGTAAAATAATTAATGATAACGATTCATTAACATCCAAACGAGTTAATGAAATCAGGATAGATAACAGGGATTTGAAGAATCATTATGAACAGTTACTTGACTTGGGAGAAGTATTTGAGGAAAATGAGAATCAATTCTTTAAGGAATACAACCTTCGTTACTTCAGATTATTTATTAACAGGGTTGAACGATTACGTGATACATCTAACTCTATAAGAGATTATACGAAACAGATTCGTGATATATATAAAACTCACTTGGATATTAAGCAGAACCATATTATGACCATTCTTACTATGGTTACAACAATTTTCACTCCGTTGATGTTTATTGTTGGATGGTATGGTATGAACTTTAAGTATATGCCCGAACTAGATTACACGTGGAGTTATCCTACATTATTCATTATAAGTGTAATGATTAGTATTCTGATTTTATACTTTTTCCGGAGAAAAAACTGGTTATAA
- a CDS encoding nuclear transport factor 2 family protein: MSNVKITSNETLNDEQKKVLEQFEKFQQAMIDKDEEKLHEIILDGYTLTHMSGKTQTKEEFIGEIMGNTLNYYESTIQNPRIKVMGNHAQLVADVTLDAKVYGMKGVWTLHTVADFELVDNTWLFGKWDN, from the coding sequence ATGAGTAATGTAAAAATCACATCTAACGAAACATTAAATGATGAGCAGAAAAAAGTTTTAGAACAGTTTGAAAAATTTCAGCAAGCCATGATTGATAAGGATGAAGAAAAATTACATGAAATAATACTTGATGGATATACATTAACGCATATGTCTGGTAAAACTCAGACAAAGGAGGAGTTTATCGGGGAAATCATGGGTAATACATTAAATTATTATGAATCAACAATCCAAAATCCGAGGATAAAAGTTATGGGAAATCATGCTCAATTAGTAGCTGATGTAACTCTTGATGCAAAAGTATATGGTATGAAGGGTGTATGGACATTACATACGGTAGCAGATTTTGAACTGGTTGATAACACATGGTTATTCGGAAAATGGGATAATTAA
- a CDS encoding AAA family ATPase gives MIPWGTRENLRDNEFYNRKRELNNIKSLLETTSQGNAPEILLTGLRGVGKTVFLKRIKNELDQDYLVVYLNFSKAECYQKNKLSIKGLMEYFLREFLIESKEKKLNTLDKKIEKIFKTNNFKIKDFIQIDKFPVPIFTHETDVEKLFDFVLTLPEKIYEKNTDKIKGILIFIDEFQIIKELNDYKESFLWKLRSYIQNQNYVSYIFSGSMSLQDELITEIASQRGAFGGRMLTINLTPFDKVTVKNYLNQEAPNLLFNKEGFERFYKCTSGIPSYVNIFATLLPKDIELNEKDVIREFEEKITVINTHLIVIWNKLTLREQNIIISLIDEPLQRKDIAKTLNVTTGSISKPLINLQHQELIILENNYYHINDKILKRWLKLEFENNKIYPLRLD, from the coding sequence ATGATTCCATGGGGAACTAGAGAAAATTTACGAGACAATGAATTTTACAATAGAAAAAGAGAATTAAATAATATAAAAAGCCTTTTAGAAACAACATCCCAAGGCAATGCTCCTGAAATATTATTAACAGGACTAAGAGGTGTTGGAAAAACAGTATTTTTAAAAAGAATAAAAAACGAATTAGATCAAGACTATCTGGTAGTATATTTAAACTTTTCAAAAGCAGAATGTTATCAGAAAAATAAATTATCCATCAAAGGATTAATGGAATATTTTTTAAGAGAATTTCTCATCGAATCAAAAGAAAAAAAATTAAACACATTAGATAAAAAAATAGAAAAAATATTTAAAACAAATAATTTTAAAATTAAAGATTTTATTCAAATAGACAAATTTCCAGTACCCATATTTACTCATGAAACAGATGTTGAAAAATTATTTGATTTCGTATTAACATTACCCGAAAAAATATATGAAAAGAATACAGATAAAATAAAAGGTATATTAATCTTCATTGATGAATTTCAAATTATTAAGGAATTAAATGATTATAAAGAATCATTTCTCTGGAAATTACGAAGTTACATTCAAAATCAAAACTATGTATCATACATTTTTTCCGGGTCAATGAGTTTACAAGACGAATTAATCACTGAAATAGCCAGTCAAAGAGGTGCTTTTGGTGGAAGAATGTTAACAATAAATTTAACACCATTCGATAAAGTAACAGTAAAAAATTATCTGAATCAAGAAGCTCCCAATCTCCTTTTTAATAAAGAAGGATTTGAAAGATTTTATAAGTGTACATCAGGTATACCCTCATACGTAAATATATTTGCAACATTACTTCCCAAAGACATAGAATTAAATGAAAAAGATGTTATAAGAGAATTTGAAGAAAAAATTACAGTGATAAATACTCATTTAATAGTAATTTGGAATAAACTTACTCTACGTGAACAAAATATTATTATATCATTAATTGATGAACCTTTACAAAGAAAAGATATTGCTAAAACTTTAAATGTCACTACAGGATCAATAAGTAAACCTTTAATAAACCTTCAACATCAAGAATTAATTATATTGGAAAATAATTATTATCATATTAATGATAAAATTCTTAAAAGGTGGTTAAAGTTAGAATTTGAAAATAATAAAATTTATCCTTTAAGATTAGATTAA
- a CDS encoding 4'-phosphopantetheinyl transferase family protein: MVACAISDKPIGIDIEYIDKNIDLNIAKHYFYNNEYKNIIQSKNKAKEFYKYWS; this comes from the coding sequence ATGGTAGCCTGTGCAATATCAGACAAACCAATAGGAATCGACATAGAATACATTGATAAAAACATTGACCTAAACATAGCCAAACACTACTTCTATAACAACGAATACAAAAACATCATCCAATCAAAAAACAAAGCAAAAGAATTCTATAAATACTGGTCTTAA
- a CDS encoding ATP-binding protein has product MSNLAWVNNQELNEDEFYNRTEEIANITALLNLTAQNNAPSILLTGIRNVGKTVFLNKIKKDLEKDFLVVYMDFSHAECYQKNNMNPMGLLEYYYKEIIDECKKRKLVNFEYSIRKYFKTNDFHIENIISLRNIPIPLINSEKNFEKLKDFVFNLPNEILKEYNDVIKGVIILIDEIQVIKELGEYLESFLWIFRSYSQKHNNVAYVLSGSMSLQDELIPKISSQNGAFGGRMLNIQLDPFSRETTRNYLNKNAPDLIFTEAAFDRFYKCTSGVPAYINIFGTLLPKNIELNEKMVIENFDKNISSIIFHLINLWSRLSHKEQNIFISLLEKPLKRKEIAECLGVTSGSLSLSLKKLQNLDLISLKDNKYSIDEKLLARWLKIEYEKYEVYPYIID; this is encoded by the coding sequence ATGAGCAATCTTGCATGGGTCAATAATCAAGAATTAAATGAAGATGAATTTTATAACAGAACAGAAGAAATTGCAAATATTACAGCATTACTAAATTTAACAGCACAAAATAATGCCCCTTCAATATTACTTACAGGAATTAGAAATGTAGGAAAAACAGTATTTTTAAATAAAATCAAAAAAGATCTAGAAAAAGATTTCCTAGTAGTATACATGGACTTTTCACATGCAGAATGTTATCAGAAAAATAATATGAATCCTATGGGTTTATTAGAATACTACTATAAAGAAATTATAGATGAATGTAAAAAAAGAAAATTAGTAAACTTTGAATATAGTATCAGGAAATATTTTAAAACTAACGATTTTCATATAGAGAATATAATCTCTCTAAGAAACATTCCAATCCCATTAATAAATTCTGAAAAGAATTTTGAAAAATTAAAAGATTTTGTATTCAATTTACCAAATGAAATTTTGAAGGAATACAATGATGTTATAAAAGGTGTTATTATACTAATTGATGAAATACAAGTTATTAAGGAATTAGGAGAATATTTAGAGTCTTTTTTATGGATTTTCAGGAGTTATAGTCAGAAACATAACAATGTAGCATATGTATTATCTGGTTCTATGAGCTTACAAGATGAGTTAATTCCAAAGATTTCTTCACAGAATGGTGCATTTGGTGGTAGAATGTTAAATATTCAATTGGATCCATTTAGCAGAGAAACTACTAGAAATTATTTAAATAAGAATGCGCCTGATCTAATTTTTACGGAAGCTGCTTTTGATAGATTTTATAAATGTACTTCTGGAGTTCCAGCATATATAAACATATTTGGAACATTATTACCAAAAAACATTGAATTAAATGAGAAAATGGTTATTGAAAATTTTGATAAGAACATTTCAAGTATAATATTTCATTTGATTAATCTTTGGAGCAGATTGTCACATAAGGAACAAAACATATTCATATCCTTACTGGAGAAACCATTAAAGCGAAAAGAAATAGCTGAATGTCTTGGTGTAACAAGCGGTTCTCTTAGTTTATCTTTGAAAAAACTTCAAAATCTTGATTTAATAAGT
- a CDS encoding 3-oxoacyl-ACP reductase family protein translates to MAKNAIITGGSRGLGRAMALKLGELGYNVAINYRSDSSKQITEELVEEIKSEYGVEAIAVQADVSKFEDCKKLVDTTIETFGDTIDALVNNAGITNNCNFIDLQPEEYERVINTNLVSMMHMSHLALPYMVDRDTAIVCTASVGGMTGVINQADYCAAKTGVIGLVRALALEFAPRKVRVNAIAPGMIMTDMLRGVNQDELNALAATIPLGRIGDVEDIAGALGYILEAGYLTGQVISPNGGFVLQ, encoded by the coding sequence ATGGCAAAAAATGCAATAATAACTGGTGGATCAAGAGGATTAGGAAGAGCAATGGCATTAAAACTAGGCGAACTAGGATATAATGTTGCAATAAACTACAGAAGCGACTCATCCAAACAAATAACCGAAGAATTAGTAGAAGAAATTAAATCAGAATATGGAGTAGAAGCAATAGCAGTACAAGCAGATGTAAGTAAATTCGAAGACTGTAAAAAACTAGTAGACACAACAATAGAAACCTTCGGTGACACAATCGATGCACTAGTAAACAATGCAGGAATAACCAATAACTGTAACTTCATAGACCTTCAACCAGAAGAATATGAAAGAGTAATAAACACAAACCTTGTAAGTATGATGCACATGAGTCACCTAGCACTACCATACATGGTAGACCGTGACACAGCAATCGTATGTACTGCAAGTGTAGGTGGAATGACAGGAGTAATAAACCAAGCAGACTACTGTGCAGCAAAAACAGGAGTAATTGGATTAGTAAGAGCATTAGCACTAGAATTTGCACCAAGAAAAGTAAGAGTAAATGCTATAGCACCTGGAATGATCATGACAGATATGCTAAGAGGAGTAAACCAGGATGAACTAAATGCACTGGCAGCAACCATACCACTCGGACGTATAGGTGATGTTGAAGATATTGCAGGTGCACTAGGATACATTCTCGAAGCAGGATACCTAACTGGTCAAGTAATCTCACCAAACGGTGGATTTGTACTACAATAA
- a CDS encoding YczE/YyaS/YitT family protein, with the protein MNIKTINYKRYGVYLLSLFIISLGASLSIKANLGTSPLICIPYVSSLITKLSVGTTSFIFNILLIFLQTLLLRKDFHKRQYLQILIGTIFSIFIDFTLMLVSPINPTDYISQLLLLPTNCIVMAFGVLLEIKTEVVYLPGDGIIVAISEVSKRIW; encoded by the coding sequence ATGAATATTAAGACAATAAATTATAAAAGATATGGCGTTTATTTACTCTCACTATTCATTATTTCACTAGGTGCCTCCTTATCAATCAAAGCCAATCTAGGAACCTCACCACTAATTTGCATACCATATGTTTCAAGTTTAATTACAAAACTAAGTGTAGGCACTACCAGCTTCATATTTAATATCCTGCTAATTTTTCTACAAACACTACTTTTAAGAAAAGACTTTCATAAAAGACAATACTTACAAATACTAATAGGAACAATTTTCAGCATATTTATAGATTTTACATTAATGCTAGTAAGTCCAATTAATCCCACTGATTACATATCACAATTATTACTATTACCCACCAATTGTATTGTCATGGCATTTGGTGTTTTACTTGAAATTAAAACAGAAGTAGTTTATCTGCCAGGTGACGGTATTATTGTAGCCATAAGTGAAGTTAGTAAAAGAATTTGGTAA